Proteins from a single region of Caloramator sp. E03:
- the miaA gene encoding tRNA (adenosine(37)-N6)-dimethylallyltransferase MiaA — translation MKKDIVIITGPTASGKTEISIELAKRINGEIVSADSMQIYKYMDIGSAKPTLEEMQGIPHYMIDIVDPKEEFSVALYRKMAGECIDNIIKRGKVPIVVGGTGLYINSLTYPLDFTNTANDKEYRLYLQGLAEEYGGEHIHLMLKEVDIETANRLHPNDIKRIIRALEVYKNTGKTMSEYQKESKNKPIEYNIAYIGLYMDRQKLYDRINKRVDKMFEKGLIEEVKKLKEMGYNKNMTSMQGIGYKEVLDYLDGLYTLDETIDIIKQSTRRYAKRQLTWFRRENRIYWIDLDNFNSLDEILENIIFYIESKINLV, via the coding sequence ATGAAGAAGGATATAGTTATAATAACAGGCCCAACGGCTTCAGGTAAGACTGAAATATCTATTGAGCTTGCTAAGAGAATTAATGGTGAAATAGTATCTGCAGACTCTATGCAAATATATAAATATATGGATATAGGTTCTGCAAAACCAACTTTAGAGGAAATGCAGGGTATACCTCACTATATGATAGATATAGTTGATCCAAAGGAAGAATTCAGTGTTGCTTTATATAGAAAGATGGCTGGAGAGTGTATAGATAATATAATAAAAAGAGGCAAAGTACCAATCGTTGTTGGAGGTACAGGACTTTATATTAATTCTCTTACATATCCCCTTGATTTTACAAATACAGCAAACGATAAGGAATATCGCTTATATCTTCAGGGCTTAGCTGAAGAATATGGAGGAGAACATATTCACCTTATGCTTAAGGAAGTAGATATCGAAACTGCTAATAGGCTACATCCCAATGATATTAAAAGAATTATAAGAGCTCTTGAAGTTTATAAAAATACTGGAAAAACTATGTCTGAATATCAAAAAGAATCAAAAAATAAACCAATTGAATATAATATCGCATATATTGGACTTTACATGGATAGACAAAAGTTATATGATAGAATAAATAAAAGAGTAGATAAAATGTTTGAAAAAGGTCTTATAGAAGAAGTTAAAAAATTAAAAGAAATGGGATATAATAAAAATATGACTTCTATGCAAGGTATAGGTTACAAAGAAGTTCTTGATTATCTTGATGGGCTTTATACTTTGGATGAAACTATAGATATAATAAAACAAAGTACAAGGCGTTATGCAAAACGTCAGCTTACTTGGTTTCGAAGAGAAAATAGGATATATTGGATTGATCTTGATAATTTTAATAGTCTTGATGAAATTTTAGAAAATATTATATTCTATATTGAAAGCAAAATCAATCTCGTATAG
- a CDS encoding IS30 family transposase, translated as MVHKNNYNTPIRSFKHLKSYERGEIFALLKEGKSIRYIAKKLGRSPSTISREIKRGTVSQLKSDLSYYSSYFPETGQAVYKNHRSNCGAKIKLAKVETFIKFAEEKIRKNNWSVDTVVGYCKTDPSWKDEFIVSTKTLYNYIDRGFLSIRNIDLPLKTHLKPKKKRIRENKRLLGKSIDLRPEQINSRQEFGHWEIDTVIGKKSGDKALLTLTERKSRYEIIMLLDNKDAKSVDDSIKRLMEVYKDNFKKIFKSITADNGVEFSNLQFILKKYDVEVYYTHPFSSFERGTNERHNGLIRRFIPKGKSIKDISIDTIKRIQNWMNTLPRKLLNYKTPEKFFYEELLKIA; from the coding sequence ATGGTTCATAAAAATAATTATAACACACCTATACGTTCTTTTAAACATCTGAAATCTTATGAACGTGGAGAAATTTTTGCCTTGCTTAAAGAAGGTAAAAGTATTCGTTATATTGCTAAAAAATTAGGACGAAGTCCAAGTACTATAAGCCGTGAAATTAAACGTGGTACTGTATCACAATTAAAAAGTGATTTATCTTATTATTCAAGTTATTTCCCTGAAACTGGGCAAGCTGTCTATAAAAATCACCGCTCAAATTGCGGAGCAAAAATTAAATTGGCTAAAGTAGAAACCTTTATAAAATTTGCAGAAGAAAAAATCCGTAAAAATAATTGGTCTGTTGATACTGTCGTTGGTTATTGCAAAACTGATCCTTCTTGGAAAGATGAGTTCATTGTTTCAACTAAGACCTTATATAACTATATTGATAGAGGATTTTTATCTATACGTAATATAGATTTACCTTTAAAAACACATTTAAAACCTAAAAAGAAAAGAATTAGGGAGAACAAACGCCTTTTAGGTAAAAGTATTGATTTAAGGCCTGAACAAATTAATTCTCGTCAAGAATTTGGACATTGGGAAATAGATACTGTTATAGGTAAAAAATCAGGCGATAAAGCTCTTTTAACTTTAACAGAACGTAAATCCCGTTATGAAATAATAATGCTTTTAGATAATAAAGATGCTAAGTCTGTTGATGATTCTATAAAGAGACTTATGGAAGTATATAAGGATAATTTTAAAAAGATTTTCAAGAGTATTACGGCAGATAATGGAGTTGAATTTAGTAATTTACAATTCATTCTTAAAAAATATGATGTTGAGGTATATTATACCCATCCCTTTTCTTCTTTTGAAAGAGGAACTAACGAACGACATAATGGTCTTATACGTCGTTTTATCCCTAAGGGAAAGAGTATAAAGGATATATCTATTGATACCATTAAAAGAATTCAAAATTGGATGAATACACTCCCACGAAAATTACTAAATTACAAAACTCCTGAAAAATTTTTTTACGAGGAATTATTAAAAATAGCCTAA
- the hfq gene encoding RNA chaperone Hfq has translation MNKNANNLQDVFLNQARKNKVGVAIHLVNGFQLKGFVKGFDSFTIILENEGKQIMVYKHAVSTITPTIPVLYTPTSNNSEEKE, from the coding sequence ATGAATAAAAACGCTAATAATCTTCAGGATGTTTTTTTAAATCAAGCAAGAAAAAATAAAGTAGGAGTTGCAATACATCTTGTTAATGGATTTCAGTTAAAAGGTTTTGTAAAAGGCTTTGATAGCTTTACCATAATACTCGAAAATGAAGGCAAGCAGATTATGGTTTATAAGCATGCAGTATCTACTATAACTCCTACAATTCCAGTACTTTATACACCTACATCAAATAATTCTGAAGAAAAAGAATGA
- a CDS encoding aminotransferase class I/II-fold pyridoxal phosphate-dependent enzyme translates to MLEIYKRMLKERFNICDEVIKMSQKALDDISDIIKEIDEIKEYNQSKVLYAMQQERLSDAHFTNTTGYGYGDIGRDTLDRVYSRVFCCEDSLVRPHIVSGTHAITLALSGNLRPNETLLSITGKPYDTLLQVIGIEGENNGSLKEFGIKYKQIELLENGKIDINSVVDAIKNDESIKMVTIQRSTGYGWRPALQIDDIKEAILAVKAIKEDIICFVDNCYGEFIDILEPTEVGADIIAGSLIKNIGGGIAPTGGYVCGKKKYVEQAAYRLTAPGLGKECGSTFGVIRHIFQGLFLAPHITSEALKSSIFCSRLMEIAGFEVSPKYNEKRSDIIQAIKFNNEKDLINFCKGIQKGSPVDSFVECEPWDMPGYTDQVIMAAGAFIQGSSIELSADAPIRPPYIAYLQGGLTFEHAKIGIMIGLSNVLNNK, encoded by the coding sequence ATGCTTGAAATATATAAAAGGATGCTAAAAGAACGCTTTAATATTTGTGATGAAGTTATTAAAATGTCACAAAAGGCTTTAGATGACATATCTGATATTATCAAAGAAATAGATGAGATTAAAGAATATAATCAATCAAAGGTTCTCTATGCAATGCAGCAAGAAAGGCTTTCTGATGCTCATTTTACAAATACAACAGGATATGGATACGGAGATATTGGGAGAGATACTTTAGATAGAGTTTATTCGAGAGTGTTTTGCTGCGAAGATTCACTTGTAAGGCCACATATAGTTTCTGGAACACATGCAATAACTCTTGCTTTAAGTGGTAATTTAAGGCCCAATGAAACCCTTTTATCTATAACAGGAAAGCCTTACGATACACTCCTTCAGGTGATTGGAATAGAAGGGGAGAATAATGGATCATTAAAAGAGTTTGGGATAAAATATAAGCAAATTGAGTTGCTTGAAAATGGGAAGATTGATATAAATTCTGTTGTTGATGCTATAAAAAATGATGAAAGTATAAAAATGGTTACTATCCAGCGTTCAACAGGATATGGTTGGAGGCCGGCTTTACAAATAGATGATATAAAAGAAGCTATTTTAGCAGTAAAAGCAATAAAAGAAGATATTATATGCTTTGTAGATAACTGTTATGGTGAATTTATAGATATTTTAGAACCAACAGAAGTCGGAGCTGATATAATTGCAGGATCCCTTATAAAAAACATAGGAGGAGGAATCGCTCCTACTGGAGGATATGTATGTGGGAAGAAAAAATATGTGGAGCAGGCAGCTTATAGGCTTACAGCTCCAGGACTTGGTAAAGAATGTGGTTCTACTTTTGGAGTTATAAGACATATATTTCAAGGTCTTTTTTTGGCACCACATATAACTTCAGAAGCCTTAAAATCATCGATATTCTGTTCAAGGTTAATGGAGATTGCAGGATTTGAAGTATCACCAAAATACAATGAGAAAAGAAGCGATATAATTCAAGCAATAAAGTTTAATAATGAAAAGGATCTTATTAATTTTTGTAAGGGTATCCAAAAAGGATCTCCTGTAGATTCCTTTGTAGAATGTGAGCCTTGGGATATGCCGGGTTATACAGATCAAGTAATAATGGCAGCAGGAGCATTTATTCAAGGATCATCAATAGAATTAAGTGCTGATGCACCAATTAGACCACCTTATATAGCATATCTTCAAGGAGGACTAACCTTTGAACATGCCAAAATAGGTATAATGATAGGTTTATCAAACGTTTTAAATAATAAATAG
- the mutL gene encoding DNA mismatch repair endonuclease MutL translates to MGNIRILDEKTINKIAAGEVIEKPASIVKELVENSIDSGAKEIIVEVKNGGISYLKVSDDGCGIDNEDLETAFLRHATSKIKNEKDLESIATLGFRGEALASIAAVSKVEMISKKSDDSIGSRIEIEGGKILSKEYCGSKNGTTITVKDIFFNTPARLKFLKSPSKEGMYITEIMQNLALSHVDISFKYYLNDKLIFATKGDGDLKSVLLAIHGREVIKNLIQLNHIGNIATIKGYIGNSSIAKGSRSGQSIFVNKRYIKNKTITAAIETAYKSILTINKYPFFVVELYVNPEFVDVNVHPAKSEVKFQDDNGIFKDVYNGVKNALLSQNLIVDIQESKQNLLKEIPKIDYEQQKISIDFDMNESIKEERTIFNNNYENRKENNCVDKKKEETIYNNNVEDITKKIDDKISFKIPKFEPLTIIGQMHFTYIIAEGENELYIIDQHAAHERICYEKYFDEYKNTGIYSQSLAVPIIIDLSISEKQLVLDNIDFFKQFGFEIEEFGGNSISIRSIPVIYGNPNTKELFMEIMSILNNVNNERTNIIDKTIYTLACKSAIKAGDKLNYKEMFELIDRLRYCENPYTCPHGRPTIIKMTVNELEKKFKRIQ, encoded by the coding sequence ATGGGTAATATAAGAATTTTAGATGAAAAAACAATAAATAAAATAGCAGCTGGAGAGGTAATAGAAAAACCTGCTTCTATAGTAAAGGAACTTGTTGAAAATTCCATAGATTCAGGTGCAAAGGAAATTATTGTTGAAGTTAAAAATGGAGGCATCTCATATTTAAAGGTTTCCGATGATGGCTGTGGAATAGATAATGAGGATTTAGAAACGGCTTTTTTAAGGCATGCAACAAGTAAGATAAAAAATGAAAAAGATCTTGAAAGTATAGCAACTTTAGGCTTTAGAGGTGAGGCTCTTGCAAGTATTGCTGCAGTATCAAAGGTAGAAATGATTTCTAAAAAGAGTGATGATAGTATTGGCTCAAGGATTGAAATTGAAGGAGGAAAAATATTATCAAAGGAGTATTGTGGTTCAAAGAATGGTACAACGATTACTGTTAAAGATATATTTTTTAATACTCCAGCGAGGCTTAAGTTTTTAAAATCCCCTTCAAAGGAAGGAATGTATATAACTGAAATAATGCAAAATTTAGCTTTATCTCACGTTGATATTTCATTTAAATATTACTTAAACGATAAGCTGATATTTGCAACTAAAGGTGATGGAGATTTAAAGTCCGTTCTTCTTGCAATACACGGAAGAGAAGTAATAAAAAACTTAATACAATTAAATCATATTGGCAATATTGCAACAATAAAAGGTTATATTGGTAATAGCAGTATTGCAAAGGGAAGTAGAAGTGGACAATCTATCTTTGTAAATAAAAGATATATAAAGAATAAAACAATTACCGCTGCTATAGAAACAGCTTATAAATCTATATTAACAATAAATAAATATCCTTTTTTTGTTGTAGAACTATATGTAAACCCTGAATTTGTTGATGTAAACGTTCATCCAGCAAAGTCAGAAGTAAAGTTTCAAGACGATAATGGTATATTTAAGGATGTATATAATGGTGTAAAAAATGCTTTGCTTTCACAGAATTTGATTGTTGATATTCAAGAATCTAAGCAAAATTTATTAAAAGAAATACCAAAAATAGATTATGAGCAGCAAAAAATTAGTATAGATTTTGATATGAATGAAAGCATAAAGGAAGAAAGGACAATTTTTAATAATAATTATGAAAATAGAAAGGAAAATAATTGTGTTGATAAAAAGAAAGAGGAGACAATATACAATAATAATGTAGAAGATATAACTAAAAAGATAGATGATAAAATTAGTTTTAAGATACCAAAATTCGAACCTTTAACGATTATAGGGCAAATGCACTTTACTTATATAATAGCTGAAGGAGAAAATGAACTTTATATAATTGATCAGCATGCAGCTCATGAGAGAATATGTTATGAAAAATATTTTGATGAATATAAAAATACGGGTATATATAGTCAAAGCCTTGCTGTGCCAATAATTATTGATCTTTCTATTAGTGAAAAACAACTGGTTTTAGATAACATAGATTTTTTTAAACAATTTGGATTTGAAATTGAAGAGTTTGGTGGGAATTCAATATCTATAAGAAGTATTCCAGTTATTTATGGAAATCCTAATACTAAAGAATTATTTATGGAGATAATGTCAATACTTAATAACGTAAATAATGAAAGAACAAATATAATAGATAAAACTATATATACATTAGCTTGTAAAAGTGCAATAAAGGCTGGTGATAAGCTAAACTATAAGGAGATGTTTGAACTTATTGATAGATTGAGATATTGCGAAAATCCATATACTTGTCCTCATGGACGTCCTACAATTATAAAAATGACAGTAAATGAACTTGAAAAGAAATTTAAAAGAATTCAATAG
- the mutS gene encoding DNA mismatch repair protein MutS, with product MMMQYLEIKKQCEDCILFFRLGDFYEMFFEDAEIASKELEIALTGRDCGLDKRAPMCGVPYHSADAYISKLIQKGYKVAICEQVEDPALAKGIVKREIIRIITPGTIIESNMLDERSNNYISCVYINDNEFSIAVCDISTGEFLTTSAEGTIMRIIDELSKFNPSELIVIENNEPLDVKTEKMIKDKFNLLLTYKKYLNDDINSLKERFNDLKDISEIELIACSCLYKYICENQKSSLSQITSIRKYVISDFMVLDATSRRNLELAETIRGKNSKGSLLWLLDKTKTSMGGRMLRKWIEEPLISIDEINKRLDAVEELINNVYVACDLKEFLKNIYDIERLISRISCGAANARDLVSLKESLKYLPDIKSALSSCKSDLIKNMYNDFDTLDDIYNLINESINDNPPLQLKEGNLIKDGYSSDVDKLRDVMKNGKEWIANLEQKEREITGIKSLKVGYNKVFGYYIEITKSNLSNVPEGRYIRKQTLANCERYITSELKEMEDLILNSEQKIIDIEYEIFTEIRNKVAKEVIRVQKTARQISIIDVLLSLATTSFENNYCKPIITKDGKIKIEEGRHPVVEKVLSSIFVPNDTNLDLKDNMIAIITGPNMAGKSTYMRQVALITLMAQIGCFVPAKSASISIVDRIFTRIGASDDLSSGQSTFMVEMAEVASILKNATKDSLILLDEVGRGTSTFDGLSIAWAVTDYISKKIKAKTLFATHYHELTELEGKLPGVKNYCISVREHGEDIIFLRKIIRGGADQSYGIQVAKLAGLPNDVILKAKEILNKLEESDINKNIKANLKQDEVAVSLLSDKEKEINLFNFKEREIIEELKEIHCIIKCNR from the coding sequence ACTGTGGACTTGATAAAAGAGCACCAATGTGTGGGGTTCCTTATCATTCTGCAGATGCATATATTTCAAAGCTTATTCAAAAAGGTTATAAGGTTGCAATATGTGAGCAGGTTGAGGATCCTGCACTTGCAAAGGGGATTGTTAAAAGAGAAATTATAAGAATAATAACCCCAGGAACTATTATAGAAAGTAATATGCTCGATGAAAGGTCAAACAACTATATTTCATGTGTTTATATTAATGATAATGAATTTTCTATTGCCGTTTGCGACATTTCAACAGGTGAGTTTTTAACAACAAGTGCAGAAGGCACGATAATGAGAATAATTGATGAATTATCAAAATTTAATCCGTCTGAACTTATAGTTATAGAAAATAATGAACCTTTGGATGTAAAAACAGAGAAAATGATTAAAGATAAATTCAATCTTCTTTTAACATATAAAAAATATTTAAATGATGATATTAATTCTTTAAAAGAAAGGTTTAATGATTTAAAAGATATTAGTGAAATAGAACTGATTGCATGTTCCTGTCTTTATAAATATATATGCGAAAATCAAAAAAGCTCATTATCTCAAATTACAAGCATACGAAAATATGTAATAAGCGACTTTATGGTTCTTGATGCTACATCAAGAAGAAACCTTGAGCTTGCAGAAACGATAAGAGGAAAAAATTCTAAAGGCTCTCTTCTTTGGCTTCTTGACAAAACAAAGACCTCAATGGGAGGTAGAATGCTAAGAAAATGGATTGAGGAACCATTAATAAGTATCGATGAAATAAATAAGAGGCTTGATGCTGTTGAGGAATTAATTAATAATGTATATGTAGCCTGTGATTTAAAGGAGTTTTTAAAAAACATCTACGATATTGAAAGGTTAATTAGTAGAATAAGTTGTGGCGCTGCAAATGCCAGGGATTTAGTTTCTTTAAAGGAATCTTTAAAGTATCTTCCAGACATAAAATCAGCATTATCATCCTGTAAAAGCGATCTTATTAAAAATATGTATAATGATTTTGATACCCTTGATGACATATACAATCTTATAAATGAATCTATAAACGATAATCCACCTTTACAGCTTAAAGAAGGAAACCTTATAAAGGATGGATATAGTAGTGATGTAGATAAGCTTAGGGATGTCATGAAGAATGGTAAAGAATGGATTGCTAATCTTGAACAAAAAGAAAGAGAGATTACTGGCATTAAATCTTTAAAGGTAGGATATAACAAGGTTTTTGGATACTATATAGAAATTACAAAAAGTAACCTTTCAAATGTACCTGAAGGAAGATATATTAGAAAGCAAACCCTTGCAAATTGCGAAAGATATATAACTTCAGAGCTTAAAGAGATGGAGGATCTTATATTAAATTCTGAACAAAAGATAATAGATATTGAATATGAGATATTCACAGAAATAAGAAATAAAGTTGCAAAAGAAGTTATAAGAGTCCAAAAGACTGCAAGACAAATATCTATAATAGACGTACTTTTGTCTTTGGCAACTACATCTTTTGAAAACAATTATTGTAAGCCTATAATAACAAAGGATGGTAAAATTAAAATTGAAGAAGGCCGACATCCTGTTGTTGAAAAAGTATTATCAAGTATATTTGTTCCTAACGATACTAATCTTGATTTAAAAGACAATATGATTGCTATAATAACAGGACCAAACATGGCAGGTAAGTCTACATATATGAGACAAGTTGCATTGATAACTCTAATGGCACAAATAGGATGTTTTGTTCCTGCAAAGTCTGCAAGTATATCAATAGTTGATAGAATATTTACAAGGATAGGGGCTTCTGATGACTTATCTTCAGGACAAAGTACTTTTATGGTTGAGATGGCTGAAGTTGCAAGCATACTCAAAAATGCTACAAAGGATAGTCTTATATTACTTGATGAAGTTGGACGTGGAACAAGTACCTTTGATGGACTAAGTATAGCATGGGCTGTTACTGACTATATTAGTAAAAAAATAAAAGCAAAAACTTTATTTGCAACTCACTATCACGAGCTTACAGAGCTTGAAGGAAAACTTCCTGGAGTAAAAAATTATTGCATATCTGTAAGAGAACATGGTGAGGATATAATATTCTTAAGAAAAATTATTCGTGGTGGTGCTGATCAAAGCTATGGAATTCAAGTTGCAAAGCTTGCAGGCCTTCCAAATGATGTTATACTAAAGGCTAAGGAAATTTTAAATAAACTCGAAGAAAGTGATATAAATAAAAATATAAAAGCAAATTTAAAGCAAGATGAGGTTGCTGTTTCTTTGCTTAGTGATAAAGAAAAAGAAATAAATCTTTTTAATTTTAAAGAAAGAGAAATTATAGAGGAACTTAAAGAGATTCATTGTATAATTAAATGCAACAGGTAA